A region of Thermothielavioides terrestris NRRL 8126 chromosome 6, complete sequence DNA encodes the following proteins:
- a CDS encoding mitochondrial 54S ribosomal protein YmL33 — protein MSFFRITLHRSAIGLPKRTRGVLAALGLHRRSQVVFHPVSAQFAGMIMKVKELVRVEEVDRAMTKRELYESRRPDPGFYVERPSRNRVAGVVGSGPGAGAGSGAIGSSGSGEGEEIRL, from the coding sequence atgtcCTTCTTCCGCATCACCCTCCACCGCTCGGCCATCGGCCTGCCCAAGCGCACccgcggcgtgctggccgccctgggcctgcaccgccgcTCCCAGGTCGTCTTCCACCCGGTCAGCGCCCAGTTCGCCGGCATGATCATGAAGGTCAAGGAGCTGGTGcgcgtcgaggaggtcgaccggGCCATGACCAAGCGCGAGCTGTACGAGTCGCGCCGGCCCGACCCGGGCTTCTACGTCGAGCGGCCTTCGCGCAATAGGGTGGCAGGGGTTGTTGGGTCTGGacctggggctggggctggttCCGGGGCGATAGGGAGTTCCGGTAGTGGCGAAGGGGAGGAGATTAGGTTATGA